One stretch of Roseimicrobium sp. ORNL1 DNA includes these proteins:
- a CDS encoding DUF3147 family protein, whose product MFYYLIKLFLSAGIIVVVSETAKRNNFAASIIHSLPLTSLLAFIWLYMEKKDTALIANHAFGTFWFVLPTLPMFLVLPWLLRQGWGFWAALGVCIAGTVGLYFATIKLLKMAGVEL is encoded by the coding sequence ATGTTCTACTACCTCATCAAACTCTTCTTGAGCGCCGGCATCATCGTGGTGGTGTCGGAGACGGCGAAGCGGAACAACTTTGCCGCGAGCATCATCCACTCCCTGCCGCTCACGTCATTGCTGGCCTTCATCTGGCTCTACATGGAGAAGAAGGACACCGCATTGATTGCGAATCACGCGTTCGGCACCTTCTGGTTTGTGCTGCCCACGCTTCCCATGTTCCTCGTGTTGCCGTGGCTCCTGCGTCAGGGCTGGGGCTTCTGGGCAGCCCTGGGCGTGTGCATTGCCGGGACAGTGGGATTGTATTTCGCAACGATTAAATTGCTGAAGATGGCGGGGGTGGAGTTATGA
- a CDS encoding YicC/YloC family endoribonuclease → MTGFGRGEAIENGIVWRAEASSINRKQLELVISLPRELSELEIPLRNRCAAKLSRGRVQVSISMDQGSASGSKLRVDEGLAQQYAESLQHLAQKLHLIQNLSLSEMPRWPGVFTIEQSSWTAEEALPHLEKAVDAAVTQMIAMRKTEGLNLKQDISARLDALQVMLKEAREISPQIVQRQREVLRQRLEEAGLPLPLDDERLVKEIALFADRIDTTEEQTRAESHIAQFRTYMESGEPVGRSLDFLSQELFREFNTMGSKANHAQLAQLVVRAKTELEKIREQVQNVE, encoded by the coding sequence ATGACAGGATTTGGCCGGGGCGAAGCCATCGAGAATGGCATTGTCTGGCGCGCGGAGGCCTCCTCCATCAATCGCAAACAACTGGAGCTGGTGATCAGCCTGCCACGCGAGCTTTCTGAGCTGGAGATTCCCCTGCGCAATCGCTGTGCCGCAAAACTCTCCCGGGGGCGTGTGCAGGTGAGCATTTCCATGGACCAGGGGTCTGCCTCCGGGTCAAAGCTGCGTGTGGATGAAGGCCTCGCGCAGCAGTATGCAGAGTCGCTCCAGCACCTCGCACAGAAGCTGCATCTCATCCAGAATCTCTCCCTCTCCGAAATGCCGCGCTGGCCCGGCGTGTTCACGATTGAGCAATCCTCATGGACCGCGGAAGAAGCCCTGCCTCATCTGGAGAAGGCCGTGGATGCCGCAGTGACGCAGATGATTGCGATGCGGAAAACCGAGGGGCTCAACCTCAAGCAGGACATCTCCGCGCGACTCGATGCGCTGCAAGTGATGCTGAAGGAGGCGCGTGAGATTTCACCGCAGATTGTGCAGCGCCAGCGCGAAGTCCTTCGCCAGCGCCTGGAGGAAGCCGGTCTGCCACTTCCCCTGGATGACGAACGCCTCGTGAAAGAGATCGCCCTCTTCGCCGACCGCATTGATACCACCGAGGAACAGACCCGCGCGGAGAGCCACATCGCTCAGTTCCGCACGTATATGGAAAGCGGTGAGCCCGTGGGACGCTCACTCGATTTCCTTTCGCAGGAGTTGTTCCGCGAGTTCAACACCATGGGCAGCAAGGCGAACCACGCCCAACTCGCGCAACTCGTCGTGCGCGCGAAGACAGAGCTGGAGAAGATTCGCGAGCAGGTGCAGAATGTGGAGTGA